One genomic region from Dehalococcoidia bacterium encodes:
- a CDS encoding LysM peptidoglycan-binding domain-containing protein, with the protein MADGVQGQLVMSSDGKVYELTETQLSGHEVSQSRLQELVNWARSQSASSEEVSGYYYVKPGDTLWGLAQRYYGDGNLWPLLWLANAGTNPNPNLIYAGQYLNIPT; encoded by the coding sequence GTGGCGGATGGTGTGCAGGGCCAACTTGTCATGTCCAGCGACGGCAAAGTCTACGAGCTGACGGAGACGCAGCTCAGCGGGCACGAGGTCAGCCAGAGCCGGCTGCAAGAGCTGGTGAACTGGGCCAGGTCGCAGAGCGCCTCCAGCGAGGAGGTCTCCGGTTACTACTACGTGAAGCCGGGCGACACGCTGTGGGGTTTGGCGCAGCGCTATTACGGCGACGGCAACCTCTGGCCGCTGCTGTGGCTGGCCAATGCAGGCACGAACCCCAACCCGAACCTGATCTACGCCGGCCAGTACCTGAACATCCCCACGTAG
- a CDS encoding HD domain-containing protein, producing MSASEQATVAAARYRMQQFIRALGARPGHADLAQARSLLSEPHWRLFRQMAPRDQQHAIETLRLIGMEGAPSPDLALAALLHDAGKGYVRLHERVLFVLLALWPRLLWRLSAEHGPHWRAALWRSARHAETGARLAAETGASARVADLIRRHHTRAADDRELRALIEADARA from the coding sequence ATGTCGGCTTCTGAGCAGGCGACGGTAGCCGCGGCCCGCTACCGGATGCAGCAGTTTATCCGGGCGCTCGGCGCGCGTCCGGGGCATGCCGACCTCGCGCAGGCGCGGTCGTTGCTCAGCGAGCCGCACTGGCGCCTCTTCCGGCAGATGGCTCCGCGCGACCAGCAGCACGCGATCGAGACCTTGCGCCTGATCGGCATGGAGGGAGCGCCCAGCCCCGACCTGGCGCTGGCCGCCCTGCTGCACGACGCCGGCAAGGGCTACGTGCGCCTGCACGAACGCGTGTTGTTCGTGCTGCTGGCGCTCTGGCCGCGTCTGCTGTGGCGCCTGTCTGCCGAGCATGGACCGCACTGGCGCGCCGCGTTGTGGCGCTCCGCCCGCCACGCGGAGACCGGCGCGCGGCTGGCGGCCGAAACCGGTGCGAGCGCCCGCGTGGCGGACCTGATTCGCCGCCATCACACGCGCGCAGCCGACGATCGTGAGCTGCGGGCGCTGATCGAGGCGGATGCACGCGCCTGA
- a CDS encoding acyl-CoA dehydrogenase family protein, with translation MDFKDSTDEAAFRQEVRQFIKDNLPESTQRVTDPFAPGGGVREWMKRLAANRWIAPAWPKEYGGAGMTVMEQFIFNEEIAEARAPRPFGIAVGFAGPTLIVHGTEQQKQKYLPEILSGEVVWCQGYSEPGAGSDLASLQTRAVRDGDDYVVNGQKIWTSGAHVSKWMILLTRTDPDAPKHRGITYFIVDMKAPGVQVRPLVNMAGSHEFNEVFFDNVRVPRENMIGDENRGWYLAQTTLSFERSNIGSAIGQKQTVEDLVKYAIEHKGGTSTLGRNNAVSTELCERLIECEVARNLSYKIVSLQAKEGVPPGHEASVAKLFSTELNQRIYRTAAKMLGLYSQLDSKSAHAAMRGRVKYMYLRSVANTIEGGTSEIQRNIIATRGLGLPRD, from the coding sequence GTGGATTTCAAGGACAGCACCGACGAGGCGGCTTTCCGCCAGGAGGTGCGGCAGTTCATCAAGGACAATCTGCCGGAAAGCACGCAGCGGGTGACGGACCCGTTCGCGCCCGGCGGCGGCGTGCGCGAGTGGATGAAGCGGCTGGCCGCCAACAGGTGGATCGCGCCTGCCTGGCCGAAGGAATACGGCGGCGCCGGCATGACCGTGATGGAGCAGTTCATCTTCAACGAGGAGATCGCCGAAGCGCGCGCGCCGCGGCCGTTCGGCATCGCCGTTGGCTTCGCTGGACCGACGCTGATCGTACACGGCACCGAGCAGCAGAAGCAGAAGTACCTGCCCGAGATCCTCTCGGGCGAGGTCGTCTGGTGCCAGGGCTACTCGGAGCCCGGCGCTGGCTCGGATCTTGCGTCGCTGCAGACGCGCGCGGTGCGCGACGGCGATGACTATGTCGTCAACGGCCAGAAGATCTGGACCAGCGGCGCCCACGTCTCGAAGTGGATGATCCTGCTGACGCGCACCGATCCCGACGCGCCCAAGCACCGTGGCATCACCTACTTCATCGTCGATATGAAGGCGCCGGGCGTACAGGTGCGGCCGCTGGTCAACATGGCCGGCAGCCACGAGTTCAACGAGGTCTTCTTCGACAACGTGCGTGTGCCGCGCGAGAACATGATCGGCGATGAGAACCGCGGCTGGTACCTGGCCCAGACCACGCTTTCCTTCGAGCGATCGAACATCGGCTCGGCGATCGGCCAGAAGCAGACGGTTGAAGACCTGGTGAAGTACGCGATCGAGCATAAGGGCGGCACCAGCACACTGGGCCGCAACAACGCGGTGAGCACAGAGCTCTGCGAGCGGCTGATCGAGTGCGAAGTCGCCCGCAACCTCTCGTACAAGATCGTCTCCTTGCAGGCGAAGGAAGGCGTGCCGCCCGGCCACGAGGCTTCGGTCGCCAAGCTCTTCTCGACCGAGTTGAACCAGCGCATCTACCGCACGGCGGCGAAGATGCTCGGCCTCTACAGCCAGCTCGACTCGAAGTCGGCACACGCGGCGATGCGCGGACGCGTGAAGTACATGTACCTGCGCTCCGTCGCCAACACGATCGAAGGCGGCACCAGCGAGATTCAACGCAACATCATCGCCACGCGCGGCCTGGGCTTGCCGCGGGATTAG
- a CDS encoding site-2 protease family protein, with the protein MINAFSTYGSSGRLLIVALIGIGIAWIVGIAGHEFSHALAAYAQGDNTAERQGRLTLNPIAHMDPIGTTLFLISGFFGWGKPTPFNPFKLRWGPRVGAAVVAAAGPISNFIMAAVFALPLLLNWVRPFAVVFRGGEKVYTIDPRFIGFWTTGNYVATVLFFVVIFNVSLGLFNLLPIFPLDGEKVAIGLLPAELGDRLRKLEPYGIGILMLILIIPVVSPQLDLLNRTIRPLLGHITRALVGFDVGF; encoded by the coding sequence ATGATCAACGCTTTCAGTACCTACGGCAGCAGCGGCCGGCTGCTGATCGTCGCCCTGATCGGGATCGGCATCGCCTGGATTGTGGGCATCGCCGGACACGAGTTCAGCCATGCGCTGGCGGCCTACGCCCAGGGCGACAACACGGCCGAGCGCCAGGGGCGGCTCACGCTGAACCCGATCGCCCACATGGACCCGATCGGCACGACGCTGTTTCTGATCTCCGGCTTCTTCGGCTGGGGCAAGCCCACGCCGTTCAACCCGTTCAAGCTGCGCTGGGGACCGCGTGTCGGCGCCGCCGTGGTGGCCGCAGCCGGCCCGATCTCGAACTTCATCATGGCCGCCGTGTTCGCGCTGCCGTTGCTGCTCAACTGGGTGCGGCCCTTCGCCGTCGTCTTCCGCGGCGGCGAGAAGGTCTACACGATCGATCCACGCTTTATCGGCTTCTGGACAACCGGCAACTACGTCGCCACGGTGCTGTTCTTCGTCGTGATCTTCAACGTCAGCCTGGGGCTGTTCAACCTGCTGCCGATCTTCCCGCTCGACGGCGAGAAGGTGGCGATCGGCCTGCTGCCCGCCGAGCTTGGCGATCGCCTGCGCAAGCTGGAGCCGTACGGCATCGGCATCCTGATGCTGATCCTGATCATCCCGGTGGTCAGTCCTCAGCTCGACCTCCTCAACCGGACGATCAGACCGCTGCTGGGGCACATCACGCGTGCCCTGGTCGGCTTCGATGTCGGCTTCTGA
- a CDS encoding AAA family ATPase has product MNPGSTNGTVAPASPETSPPTYTALVNAAGELLRHAAEIGRSGPSEPVAQEWQGAFAAARLAIGARPEQAAAIAAFGLNYLARGDVLKLPAPAAAVARTLAAATVELRAAGQSGAAAALSSLTLEMAGEPQPTAVLPFFVCQAALIRARLAHDVDGHSALTPSAYWQIARREAEAAAGPGLVLCGGLSGSGKSFVGTGVAATLGAAIVSSDRVRKHLAGIEPRARTPAERSQQVYSTRMTDRVYRRLAQAAAEQLREGLPVVLDATYLTPARRELPLLIAREVGASAAIVWCELSQAEAAARLRRRAGHGWAVSEADARIRDLQRKGARPPRGDECDARLLRVDAGAEPAVLFDRLMPRLRRVLRSVQP; this is encoded by the coding sequence GTGAACCCAGGCTCGACGAACGGCACGGTGGCGCCGGCTTCGCCTGAGACTTCCCCGCCGACGTACACGGCGCTGGTCAACGCGGCCGGTGAGCTGCTGCGCCACGCCGCCGAAATCGGTCGGAGCGGCCCGTCCGAGCCCGTCGCGCAGGAGTGGCAGGGCGCCTTCGCCGCGGCGCGGCTGGCGATTGGGGCTCGGCCCGAGCAGGCAGCTGCCATCGCCGCCTTCGGCCTGAACTACCTGGCGCGGGGCGACGTGCTCAAGCTGCCCGCCCCGGCCGCGGCCGTTGCCCGCACACTGGCGGCCGCGACTGTCGAGCTGCGTGCCGCCGGCCAGAGCGGCGCGGCCGCCGCGCTCTCGTCGCTCACGCTGGAGATGGCGGGCGAGCCACAACCGACCGCGGTGCTGCCCTTCTTCGTCTGCCAGGCAGCGCTGATTCGTGCGCGGCTGGCTCACGATGTCGACGGCCATAGCGCACTCACTCCCTCGGCCTACTGGCAAATCGCGCGGCGTGAGGCGGAGGCGGCAGCGGGGCCCGGCCTTGTGCTCTGCGGCGGCCTCTCCGGCTCCGGCAAGTCGTTCGTGGGCACGGGAGTAGCCGCCACGCTCGGCGCCGCGATCGTCAGCTCGGATCGCGTGCGCAAGCACCTGGCCGGCATCGAGCCGCGCGCGCGCACGCCGGCAGAACGCAGTCAGCAGGTCTACAGCACACGCATGACCGACCGTGTCTACCGCCGGCTCGCGCAGGCGGCGGCGGAGCAGCTACGGGAGGGATTGCCCGTGGTGCTGGACGCGACGTATCTCACACCGGCGCGCCGCGAGCTGCCGCTCCTGATCGCCAGGGAAGTCGGCGCATCGGCAGCGATCGTTTGGTGCGAGCTTTCGCAAGCGGAGGCGGCCGCGCGGCTGCGCCGCCGCGCCGGGCACGGCTGGGCCGTCTCCGAAGCAGACGCGCGCATCCGCGACCTGCAACGCAAGGGCGCCCGCCCGCCGCGGGGCGATGAGTGCGACGCCCGCCTGCTGCGTGTCGACGCCGGGGCCGAGCCCGCGGTCCTGTTCGATCGGCTGATGCCGCGCCTGCGCCGCGTGTTACGGAGCGTGCAACCCTGA
- a CDS encoding DedA family protein produces MNAAPAAPGSRSREGEPRLSQHLEQSILDFVRNVYSAIGWPGVVLLMAVESAGIPVPSEVIMPLAGWFLVQDRGHGLWFVLIAGLLGGLGNTIGSIVAYWIGDYGGRPLLLRWGRYVLISGHDLDRADEFFARRGGPAVFVSRVLPVVRTFISFPAGIARMRFDAFVLFTFAGSFLWSLALAWAGYLLGANYHRVRDVLRPFDYPIAALIVLAIGWFVWRHIRRARREVGVPDGADQAPSRQP; encoded by the coding sequence GTGAACGCGGCGCCCGCAGCGCCGGGCTCGCGTTCGCGCGAGGGGGAGCCGCGCCTGAGCCAGCACCTCGAGCAGTCGATCCTCGACTTCGTGCGCAACGTCTACAGCGCCATCGGCTGGCCCGGCGTGGTGCTGCTCATGGCCGTCGAGAGCGCCGGCATCCCCGTGCCCAGCGAAGTGATCATGCCGCTCGCCGGCTGGTTCCTGGTGCAGGACCGGGGCCACGGGCTGTGGTTCGTGCTGATCGCCGGTCTGCTCGGCGGCCTCGGCAACACGATCGGCTCGATCGTCGCCTACTGGATCGGCGACTACGGCGGGCGGCCGCTGCTGCTGCGCTGGGGCCGCTACGTGCTGATCTCCGGCCACGATCTCGACCGCGCCGACGAGTTCTTCGCTCGCCGTGGCGGCCCGGCGGTGTTCGTCTCGCGCGTGCTGCCGGTGGTGCGTACGTTCATCAGCTTCCCCGCGGGCATTGCGCGCATGCGCTTCGATGCGTTTGTGCTGTTCACGTTTGCCGGATCGTTCCTCTGGTCCCTGGCGCTCGCCTGGGCGGGCTATCTGCTCGGCGCCAACTACCACCGCGTGCGCGACGTGCTGCGGCCCTTCGACTATCCGATCGCGGCGCTGATCGTGCTGGCGATCGGCTGGTTCGTCTGGCGGCACATCCGTCGTGCCCGGCGCGAGGTCGGCGTGCCCGACGGTGCGGACCAGGCGCCTTCTCGCCAGCCGTGA
- a CDS encoding four helix bundle protein, giving the protein MPVDDPADHRVPLIKSYQDLQVWQKRMDLAAAVHRLARELPPEETYRLRAQLTRAIASVPANVAEGHSRAGKREFAHQVSIARGSLSEAETFVLLGLRLGYFTQAQSDLILNQSAEVGRMLTALHLRLAPISTPAR; this is encoded by the coding sequence ATGCCTGTCGATGACCCCGCCGATCATCGGGTGCCGCTGATCAAAAGCTACCAGGATCTTCAGGTGTGGCAAAAGCGTATGGACCTGGCGGCGGCGGTACATCGTCTCGCTCGTGAATTGCCGCCGGAAGAGACGTATAGACTCCGTGCTCAACTTACGCGTGCGATTGCCTCGGTGCCCGCGAATGTTGCGGAGGGCCACTCACGTGCAGGCAAACGAGAGTTCGCGCATCAAGTCTCGATCGCCCGAGGCTCACTCTCTGAGGCAGAAACGTTTGTCTTGCTGGGCCTGCGGCTCGGCTACTTCACCCAGGCGCAATCCGACTTGATCCTGAACCAGTCCGCCGAGGTTGGCAGGATGCTCACCGCCCTTCACCTCCGCCTCGCGCCGATCAGCACGCCGGCTCGATAG
- a CDS encoding acyl-CoA dehydrogenase family protein, whose protein sequence is MDFTFTDKEEALRAELRAWLPQALGPDWTGEASDISTEHFDRQRAFNKQLAQKGWIAPAWPKAYGGLGASHIEQMIFSDELAYHRAPNGQRVFGVGMIGPTLIVHGSEEQKREHLRGITSGEVCWCQGYSEPGAGSDLAALQTRAVRDGDDYVVNGQKIWTSGAHVSDWIFLVARTDPEAPKHKGISFLLADMKTPGITVRPLINLPGKHEFNEVYFEDVRIPRRNLVGEENNGWYVAMTLLDFERSSVGVSASGRRTIEDLTAFARAQGVVEAITRHRLAELVIEIEVARLMSYRVAWMQQSGLHPSYEASMVKVYATEMMQRLYNVALNLLRGYGQLAPESKWAPLLGRVEQGYLWNVAPTIYSGSNEIQRNIIATRGLGLPR, encoded by the coding sequence ATGGACTTCACTTTCACCGACAAGGAAGAGGCGCTGCGTGCCGAGTTGCGCGCCTGGCTGCCGCAGGCGCTGGGGCCGGACTGGACGGGCGAGGCAAGCGACATCTCCACCGAGCACTTCGATCGGCAGCGCGCCTTTAACAAGCAACTCGCACAGAAGGGCTGGATTGCGCCGGCCTGGCCGAAGGCGTACGGCGGTCTCGGCGCCAGCCACATCGAGCAGATGATCTTCTCCGACGAGCTGGCCTATCACCGGGCGCCCAACGGCCAGCGCGTCTTCGGCGTCGGCATGATCGGCCCGACGCTGATCGTGCACGGCAGCGAGGAGCAGAAGCGCGAACACCTGCGCGGCATCACCAGCGGCGAGGTCTGCTGGTGCCAGGGCTACTCGGAGCCCGGCGCCGGCTCGGATCTCGCCGCCTTGCAGACGCGCGCCGTGCGCGACGGCGATGACTATGTCGTCAACGGCCAGAAGATCTGGACCAGCGGCGCCCACGTCTCCGACTGGATCTTTCTGGTCGCCCGCACCGATCCGGAGGCGCCCAAGCATAAGGGCATCAGCTTCCTGCTGGCCGACATGAAGACGCCCGGCATCACCGTGCGCCCACTGATCAATCTGCCCGGCAAGCACGAGTTCAACGAGGTCTACTTCGAGGACGTGCGCATTCCGCGCCGCAACCTGGTCGGCGAGGAGAACAACGGCTGGTACGTGGCGATGACGCTGCTCGACTTCGAGCGCTCGTCGGTCGGCGTTTCCGCCTCGGGCCGGCGCACGATCGAGGACCTGACCGCGTTCGCGCGGGCGCAGGGGGTCGTCGAAGCGATCACGCGCCACAGGCTGGCCGAACTGGTGATCGAAATCGAGGTCGCGCGCCTGATGAGCTACCGTGTTGCCTGGATGCAGCAGAGCGGGCTGCATCCCAGCTACGAGGCGAGCATGGTCAAGGTCTACGCGACGGAGATGATGCAGCGCCTCTACAATGTCGCCCTGAACCTGCTGCGCGGCTATGGCCAGCTCGCACCCGAGTCGAAATGGGCGCCGCTGCTGGGCCGCGTCGAGCAGGGCTACCTCTGGAACGTGGCGCCGACGATCTACAGCGGTTCCAACGAGATCCAGCGCAACATCATCGCCACGCGCGGCCTCGGCCTGCCGCGCTGA